The following proteins are co-located in the Paenibacillus sp. JNUCC32 genome:
- a CDS encoding glutathionylspermidine synthase family protein — translation MSRESVFTVSGQPDPNRDERVSKLAELGFTWANLEGEAYWIDQIVTIRQETYRELEEAAAVLWATLDKTVRYVHRNHHIYSLIGIPPILWQMLDECPLPEEGLISRYARFDFAIAHDGSIKLLELNADTPTGYVEASIATPWMCAQAGIYSPNERMQELVAQAWAAERPDTAACIAYGEHLEDSGTIEALVRHSGLDIKLVDCLDLWVDEGMLKDGEGREIHRMFALYPKEWMSVDDGGDALAYAIETGRLQLFNSPHSILLQSKGLLAAMWGMYELGLLFDEQEREAIVKYMLPTYNKPVFSGNFVSKSMFGREGGSVKLYDQTGQIEVEDQDGYDTSVMFPTVYQRRAELARVETAEGEFHLLTGLFVLNGIPCGLLGRAGGLITGNSSHFIAMGVK, via the coding sequence ATGAGCCGCGAAAGCGTGTTTACCGTTTCGGGACAGCCTGACCCCAATCGGGATGAGCGGGTATCGAAGCTCGCCGAGCTTGGCTTTACCTGGGCGAATCTGGAAGGGGAAGCCTACTGGATAGACCAAATCGTCACCATACGTCAAGAGACCTATCGCGAGCTGGAAGAAGCCGCTGCGGTACTGTGGGCGACGCTGGACAAAACCGTACGTTACGTCCATCGCAACCATCATATTTACAGCTTGATCGGCATTCCGCCGATTCTGTGGCAGATGCTGGACGAATGTCCGCTGCCGGAGGAAGGGTTGATCAGCCGGTATGCCAGATTTGACTTTGCGATTGCCCATGACGGCAGCATCAAGCTTCTGGAGCTGAATGCGGACACACCCACAGGGTATGTTGAGGCTTCCATTGCAACGCCGTGGATGTGCGCTCAGGCCGGCATCTATTCTCCCAATGAGCGGATGCAAGAGCTGGTGGCACAAGCGTGGGCGGCAGAGCGTCCGGATACGGCCGCATGCATTGCTTACGGCGAACATCTGGAGGACTCCGGCACGATCGAAGCATTGGTCCGGCACAGCGGGCTGGATATCAAGCTGGTGGATTGTCTGGATCTATGGGTGGACGAAGGCATGCTGAAGGACGGAGAAGGCCGGGAGATTCACCGGATGTTTGCTCTTTATCCGAAGGAATGGATGTCCGTCGATGATGGCGGAGATGCGCTTGCCTATGCCATCGAGACGGGGCGACTCCAGCTGTTCAACTCTCCGCACAGCATTCTGCTGCAGTCCAAAGGCTTGCTGGCCGCCATGTGGGGCATGTATGAGCTGGGCCTATTGTTCGATGAGCAAGAACGTGAAGCGATCGTTAAATATATGCTGCCGACATACAACAAACCGGTGTTCTCCGGCAATTTCGTATCAAAGTCGATGTTCGGCCGAGAGGGTGGTTCTGTCAAACTGTACGACCAGACAGGACAAATCGAGGTAGAGGATCAGGATGGATATGATACTAGCGTCATGTTTCCGACGGTCTATCAGAGGAGGGCCGAGCTGGCTCGCGTCGAGACGGCGGAAGGGGAATTTCATTTGCTGACGGGGTTGTTCGTCCTTAATGGTATCCCATGCGGTTTGCTGGGACGGGCGGGCGGTTTGATTACGGGCAATTCGAGCCATTTTATCGCAATGGGAGTGAAATAA
- a CDS encoding NAD(P)-dependent oxidoreductase — protein MNTNPKKFSNGNHPYDAQADGSILGPVTVIGLGAMGSKLARTFVNNGYVTTVWNRTPEKAAELVGLGASGTTNIADAIAASPLLIVCVLDYDAARHILEPMREKLSGKVVVNLTTGTPEEARTMGTWMRTHGAEYLDGGIMAVPSLIATPHAVILYSGSQTAYETYKQVLESLGTSHYLGSDPALAPLNDLALLSGMYGMFGGFIHAVALAGSEGTKAADFTTTLLIPFLQAMISTMPEMAKQIDTGDYSAKDASLAMQAAHDTIGEVSRVQGVSAETFAPIFELMKRRVEEGYGGDDFASVIELIRKRPSS, from the coding sequence ATGAATACAAATCCAAAGAAATTTTCTAATGGTAATCATCCTTACGATGCGCAGGCGGACGGCTCTATCCTTGGTCCGGTAACCGTGATCGGATTAGGCGCCATGGGCTCCAAACTGGCCCGCACCTTCGTGAACAACGGATATGTCACCACCGTCTGGAACCGCACGCCTGAAAAAGCCGCTGAACTTGTAGGCTTGGGTGCCTCCGGCACTACGAACATCGCGGATGCCATCGCCGCCAGTCCCCTCTTGATTGTATGCGTACTTGATTATGATGCCGCCCGCCATATTCTTGAACCCATGAGGGAGAAGCTTTCCGGCAAGGTTGTCGTAAATCTGACAACCGGCACTCCCGAAGAAGCCCGCACGATGGGGACCTGGATGAGGACCCACGGCGCCGAATATCTGGATGGCGGCATCATGGCCGTGCCTTCCCTGATCGCCACGCCTCATGCCGTCATACTCTACAGCGGTTCTCAAACTGCTTACGAAACATATAAACAGGTCTTAGAAAGCTTAGGGACTAGTCACTATTTAGGCTCCGACCCTGCTCTCGCTCCACTGAATGACCTGGCACTGCTAAGCGGCATGTACGGCATGTTCGGCGGCTTCATCCATGCCGTGGCGCTTGCGGGTTCCGAAGGCACGAAGGCAGCGGATTTCACGACAACGCTGCTGATTCCGTTTCTGCAAGCCATGATCTCCACCATGCCGGAAATGGCGAAGCAGATCGATACCGGAGATTATTCCGCCAAGGATGCGAGTCTGGCGATGCAAGCCGCTCATGACACCATCGGGGAGGTCAGCAGGGTACAAGGCGTCAGCGCCGAAACATTCGCGCCGATCTTCGAACTGATGAAACGACGGGTAGAGGAAGGTTATGGCGGGGACGACTTCGCCAGCGTGATTGAGCTGATCCGTAAGCGTCCATCGTCTTAA
- a CDS encoding glutaredoxin family protein encodes MTEPLKIYTIPTCSDCHHAKRYFKEQQVPYTEYDCTQNPEYPEEVRRLTGKQIVPTIVIGDNVFIGFADNFQEIRELIK; translated from the coding sequence ATGACAGAGCCATTGAAAATCTACACCATACCCACTTGCAGCGATTGCCATCATGCCAAGCGTTACTTCAAGGAGCAGCAGGTTCCGTACACGGAATATGATTGCACGCAGAATCCGGAATATCCGGAAGAAGTGAGACGTCTGACGGGAAAACAGATCGTGCCTACGATCGTTATCGGCGACAACGTATTTATCGGATTTGCCGATAACTTTCAGGAAATCAGGGAATTGATTAAATAA
- a CDS encoding cobyric acid synthase: MNETEYIRDTPAKIGKGQGAVLMLQGTASDVGKSIVTTALCRIFLQDGYRTAPYKSQNMALNSYVTLDGKEIGRAQGVQAEACGIAATTDMNPILIKPIKDMHSQIVIHGVPEMQMSAMDYRTEFLPKAKGIVLDALDRLREKYDIVVMEGAGSPAEINLKDRDIVNMNLAGWADSPVILVADIDRGGVFASIVGTLELLEPHEAARVRGFIINKFRGDLALLKPGLDWLEERTGIPVLGVLPYIQDMRIEAEDSVVLDELQYQRQEKRDLDIVVIRYPRISNFTDFDALRWEQDVVVRFVQSVDELGTPDVIILPGTKDTIGDLGFIRDRGLAEAILRLTQTRDVQLVGICGGYQMLGERLSDPHAVEGSAREAAGLGLLPMRTAFSKQKKTVRVRGELSQDHPLQFVLSDAKAHSAIGAYEIHMGVTERSTEPGGSEHRKLFSIEADSADSLEAGEDIQAHPEGLATADGRIWGCYLHGLFDNDAFRRSWLNGIRVNKGLDAICETFQAEERKLAEYDRVADIVRNHVDMEKIYEIIGCTHRKP; this comes from the coding sequence ATGAATGAAACAGAATACATAAGGGATACACCCGCGAAGATCGGGAAAGGACAAGGAGCGGTGCTTATGCTGCAGGGCACGGCTTCGGATGTTGGCAAGAGCATCGTAACGACAGCACTGTGCCGTATTTTTCTGCAGGATGGTTATCGTACGGCTCCATACAAATCGCAAAATATGGCACTTAACTCCTACGTGACGCTCGATGGCAAGGAGATCGGCAGAGCGCAGGGCGTGCAGGCCGAAGCCTGCGGCATAGCCGCAACAACGGACATGAATCCGATCCTGATCAAGCCGATTAAAGATATGCATTCCCAAATCGTGATCCACGGCGTGCCCGAAATGCAGATGAGCGCGATGGATTACCGGACGGAATTTCTGCCGAAGGCCAAGGGGATTGTATTGGATGCGCTGGACCGGCTCCGGGAGAAGTACGATATCGTGGTCATGGAAGGCGCGGGAAGTCCGGCAGAGATCAATCTCAAGGATCGGGATATCGTGAACATGAATTTGGCTGGATGGGCGGATTCGCCTGTCATTCTGGTTGCGGATATCGACCGCGGTGGCGTGTTCGCCTCGATTGTAGGAACGCTCGAACTCCTGGAGCCCCATGAGGCGGCCAGGGTCAGAGGGTTCATCATCAACAAATTCCGCGGGGATTTGGCGCTGTTGAAGCCGGGACTGGACTGGCTTGAAGAACGGACAGGCATACCGGTGCTTGGCGTCCTTCCTTACATTCAGGACATGCGAATCGAGGCCGAGGATTCCGTAGTGCTGGATGAGCTTCAATATCAAAGACAGGAAAAACGCGACCTTGATATTGTCGTTATCCGGTATCCGCGCATTTCGAATTTTACGGATTTCGATGCGCTTCGCTGGGAGCAGGATGTCGTCGTTCGCTTCGTCCAATCGGTGGATGAGCTCGGCACGCCGGACGTCATCATTTTGCCCGGTACGAAGGATACGATCGGCGATTTGGGGTTCATCCGGGATCGGGGCCTGGCGGAGGCGATTTTAAGGTTGACGCAGACGCGGGATGTGCAGCTGGTTGGCATCTGCGGAGGATATCAAATGCTGGGCGAGCGGTTGTCGGATCCGCATGCGGTGGAAGGCAGCGCCCGGGAAGCGGCGGGACTTGGACTGCTGCCGATGCGGACAGCTTTTTCAAAACAAAAAAAGACCGTTCGCGTAAGAGGGGAATTATCACAGGACCATCCTTTGCAGTTCGTTTTATCGGATGCGAAGGCTCATTCCGCAATAGGGGCCTACGAAATCCATATGGGCGTCACCGAAAGGAGCACGGAGCCTGGCGGATCAGAACACCGAAAATTGTTTTCGATTGAAGCAGATTCCGCGGATTCTTTGGAAGCCGGAGAAGATATTCAAGCACATCCTGAAGGTTTAGCCACCGCCGATGGACGCATCTGGGGGTGTTATCTGCACGGCTTGTTTGACAACGATGCCTTTCGCAGGTCCTGGCTGAACGGCATTCGGGTAAATAAGGGACTGGATGCCATTTGTGAAACGTTCCAAGCGGAAGAACGCAAACTCGCAGAATACGACCGTGTGGCGGACATCGTGCGGAATCATGTGGATATGGAGAAGATTTATGAAATCATCGGCTGTACGCACCGAAAGCCATAG
- a CDS encoding Gfo/Idh/MocA family protein, whose product MNKFRIGLIGLGGMAQEHIRWMNAENVYQFVAVSDVNGEAVARVGDQLGIEEGKRYTDFKDLIDDPDVDAVISVTPNNVHADIISACLQAGKPFLAEKPFTRVFEEAISLLELYEKQPVPAMIGFTYRYTPAFRYARELIRTGKLGTIRHFSIQYLQGFGVPNQQVPYMWRYNKAITGTGTLGDLGSHMIDMARFLFGEFEEITAQLHTIIPERRDPVTGAMAKIEVDDFASFQARMTDDIMGVFQTSRNAFGSGNQHEVSIYGDHGTVHASTLDPERVVWICEEEPGQLARTAMEVPQHCKVKQYADFAAILRGAPADGVPGFMDGYRNQEVLDAVVRSSETKTVVELGKSIGQRIQSLS is encoded by the coding sequence ATGAATAAATTTCGAATCGGCTTAATCGGTTTGGGCGGGATGGCGCAGGAGCACATCCGCTGGATGAATGCAGAGAATGTCTATCAGTTTGTGGCCGTGAGCGACGTCAACGGGGAAGCGGTGGCCAGAGTGGGCGATCAGCTGGGGATCGAAGAAGGGAAACGCTATACGGATTTCAAGGATTTAATTGATGATCCTGACGTCGATGCCGTCATTTCGGTCACGCCCAACAACGTGCACGCTGATATCATCAGCGCATGCTTGCAAGCCGGCAAGCCTTTTCTGGCGGAAAAACCATTCACGCGAGTCTTCGAAGAAGCCATCTCCTTGCTGGAGCTGTATGAGAAACAGCCCGTTCCCGCCATGATCGGATTTACGTACCGATATACGCCCGCATTTCGTTATGCCAGGGAACTTATCCGTACGGGCAAGCTGGGGACGATCCGTCATTTCTCCATTCAGTATTTGCAGGGGTTTGGCGTGCCGAACCAGCAGGTTCCCTACATGTGGAGATACAACAAAGCCATCACGGGGACGGGAACGCTGGGAGATCTCGGTTCGCATATGATTGATATGGCCCGTTTTCTGTTTGGAGAGTTCGAAGAAATCACGGCCCAGCTACATACCATCATCCCGGAACGCCGGGACCCGGTGACGGGAGCCATGGCCAAGATCGAGGTCGATGATTTTGCCAGCTTCCAGGCCCGGATGACCGATGATATTATGGGCGTATTCCAGACGTCACGCAATGCATTCGGTTCAGGCAATCAGCATGAAGTGTCCATTTATGGCGACCACGGCACAGTCCACGCGAGCACATTGGATCCGGAGCGGGTGGTGTGGATTTGCGAAGAAGAGCCCGGGCAGCTCGCCAGAACGGCAATGGAAGTGCCGCAGCATTGCAAAGTCAAGCAGTATGCCGATTTTGCCGCGATATTGCGGGGAGCGCCTGCCGACGGAGTGCCCGGGTTCATGGACGGATACCGGAATCAAGAGGTGCTGGATGCAGTCGTCAGGTCAAGCGAGACCAAAACGGTGGTTGAGCTGGGCAAATCCATCGGCCAACGGATTCAGAGTTTGTCATAA
- a CDS encoding ThuA domain-containing protein: MGNIKVTVWNEYRHERHNEQVAGIYPNGIHRAIADHLEQVEGLEAATAVLDEPDHGLTDERLANTDVLLWWGHLAHDEVRDDIVEKVRQRVLDGMGLIVLHSGHGSKIFSRLLGTNTGMLKWRDDGEIERLWVVEPSHPIAQGLGEYIEIPREEMYGERFEIPAPDELVFVSWFEGGEVFRSGCCYRRGRGKLFYFRPGHEMFPVYHQPEILQVITNGVFWAAPVEGAKTAYGRVAPIAPVAQS; encoded by the coding sequence ATGGGAAACATCAAAGTCACGGTATGGAATGAATACCGGCATGAGAGACATAATGAACAGGTAGCCGGCATATATCCGAATGGGATTCATCGTGCGATAGCGGATCATCTCGAACAGGTGGAAGGTTTGGAAGCAGCCACCGCCGTACTGGATGAGCCGGATCACGGATTGACCGATGAGCGGTTGGCGAACACGGATGTACTGCTGTGGTGGGGCCATCTGGCACATGACGAGGTCCGCGACGACATCGTCGAGAAGGTTCGGCAGCGGGTGCTGGACGGCATGGGATTGATCGTGCTGCATTCCGGTCACGGCTCCAAAATCTTCTCCAGGCTCCTTGGCACGAACACCGGGATGCTGAAATGGCGCGACGACGGCGAGATCGAGCGTTTATGGGTCGTTGAACCGAGCCATCCGATTGCGCAGGGGCTGGGTGAATATATCGAGATTCCGCGGGAAGAAATGTATGGAGAGCGGTTCGAAATTCCGGCGCCGGATGAGCTTGTGTTCGTCTCCTGGTTTGAAGGCGGGGAAGTGTTCCGAAGCGGGTGTTGTTACAGGCGCGGCAGAGGGAAGCTGTTTTATTTCCGTCCGGGCCACGAAATGTTTCCGGTCTACCACCAGCCCGAAATTCTGCAGGTGATTACCAATGGCGTGTTCTGGGCCGCTCCAGTTGAAGGAGCTAAAACGGCTTACGGGCGGGTGGCGCCCATCGCTCCTGTCGCACAATCCTAA
- a CDS encoding extracellular solute-binding protein: protein MGTNNAKRRHRLKLAAVIILTAILLLNLAGCSGGKKEDAKPNAEAAFNKEGLPIVNEPITLDVLTVRWGNMGDTFLQNQWLKDLEKETNVKINWQIMSSNDWGEQKSIMLASGTLPDIIFGDIVFSDSDIVNNLSYFRPLDDYIDQYMPNLKAALEETPEMKKMSTFPDGKIYSLPARLPSRPKASIQPIINKAWLDQLGLDVPDNTDELYNVFKAFKEGDPNGNGKADEIPVSGSGNISIDLLNPFGITDINGNSMMVIDNEPVFYPVTENYKEAIKWAHKLYAEGLIDQEIFTQDSTMSTAKHQNPDAALIGFSNQWVPDAVFGKWKDQYIAIPSIAGPDGKRYQGGEPEGMSLRRNEFLITTSNKHPEISARWADQFYTNEASIQNFWGAIGTVIQKNDDGTFTLMSPPEGTSADAWYWEQSVRDFGPKYVSPSFEKNIILDETTGDGLKLVIDKLGSDYVTTPFPNVMYSAEEFQELPTLTTDIDGFVGTTRAKWISEGNIDAEWDAYVKKLNDMGLERLVQIRKEAYQRYISVK, encoded by the coding sequence ATGGGAACAAACAATGCAAAGAGGAGACATCGCCTCAAGCTGGCTGCCGTCATCATATTGACCGCAATCCTGCTGTTGAACCTGGCGGGCTGCAGCGGCGGCAAGAAGGAGGACGCCAAGCCGAATGCCGAAGCCGCTTTTAACAAAGAAGGCCTGCCGATCGTGAATGAACCGATTACGCTGGACGTGCTGACCGTTCGCTGGGGCAACATGGGGGATACGTTCCTCCAGAACCAGTGGCTCAAGGATTTGGAGAAGGAAACCAACGTCAAAATCAATTGGCAGATCATGTCCTCCAATGATTGGGGCGAGCAAAAATCGATCATGCTGGCGAGCGGTACGCTGCCGGATATCATTTTCGGGGATATCGTATTCAGCGATTCCGATATCGTCAACAACCTGTCGTATTTCCGTCCGCTCGACGACTACATCGATCAATACATGCCGAACCTGAAGGCGGCGCTGGAAGAAACGCCCGAGATGAAAAAGATGAGCACCTTCCCGGACGGGAAAATCTATTCCTTGCCGGCGCGGCTGCCGTCAAGGCCGAAAGCATCGATCCAGCCGATCATCAACAAAGCCTGGCTGGATCAGCTCGGGCTGGACGTTCCGGACAACACGGACGAATTGTATAACGTATTCAAAGCGTTCAAAGAAGGGGATCCGAACGGCAACGGCAAGGCCGACGAAATTCCGGTCAGCGGATCGGGGAACATCAGCATCGATTTGCTGAATCCGTTCGGCATCACCGACATCAACGGAAACAGCATGATGGTCATCGATAACGAGCCCGTGTTCTATCCTGTAACGGAGAACTACAAAGAAGCGATCAAGTGGGCCCATAAGCTGTACGCCGAAGGCCTCATAGACCAAGAGATCTTCACGCAGGACAGCACCATGTCCACGGCAAAACATCAGAACCCGGATGCGGCGCTGATCGGTTTCTCCAACCAATGGGTGCCGGACGCGGTATTCGGAAAATGGAAGGATCAATACATCGCGATTCCATCCATTGCCGGTCCTGACGGAAAACGGTACCAGGGCGGCGAGCCTGAGGGCATGAGCCTGCGCAGAAACGAGTTTCTCATCACCACGTCGAACAAGCATCCGGAAATTTCGGCCCGCTGGGCGGATCAGTTCTACACCAATGAAGCAAGCATCCAGAATTTCTGGGGAGCCATCGGCACGGTGATTCAGAAGAACGACGACGGAACGTTTACGCTCATGAGTCCGCCGGAGGGAACGAGTGCGGATGCCTGGTACTGGGAGCAATCCGTAAGGGATTTCGGTCCCAAGTACGTAAGCCCGAGCTTCGAGAAAAACATCATACTGGATGAGACCACGGGCGACGGGTTGAAGCTGGTCATCGACAAGCTGGGCAGCGATTACGTGACGACGCCGTTCCCGAACGTCATGTACAGCGCCGAAGAATTCCAGGAGCTGCCTACGTTGACTACGGATATCGATGGCTTTGTCGGCACGACCCGCGCAAAATGGATATCCGAAGGCAACATCGATGCGGAATGGGACGCGTACGTCAAGAAGCTGAACGATATGGGACTGGAGCGGCTGGTACAGATCCGCAAGGAAGCTTATCAGCGGTATATCAGCGTCAAATAA
- a CDS encoding carbohydrate ABC transporter permease, translating to MGVVEVREKTGPRQRHTRSSDRVLEIGLYVFAVLMLIVLIYPLYFIIIASFSEPAAVANGQVWLWPKDFTLAGYQELLKHSNIWIGYRNTIVYTIVGTAIGLVVNISAAYALSRKDLVGRKYISLLFIFTMFFNGGLIPTFMTIRDFQLYDTFLVMVLPFSVAAFNIIVARTFFQSSIPEDLWEAAQLDGCGNLRYFVTIVIPLSKAVISVIALWTAVSHWNSYFNALIYLKDTNLYPLQLILRNILVTNQMQSAMGTGEAAAIALRLANIMRYAVIIVATVPIMCIYPFVQKYFNQGVMIGAVKS from the coding sequence ATGGGCGTAGTGGAAGTAAGAGAGAAGACGGGGCCGCGGCAGAGGCATACCCGATCTTCCGACAGGGTGCTGGAAATCGGCCTGTATGTATTCGCCGTCTTGATGCTGATCGTGCTGATTTACCCGCTGTACTTCATCATCATCGCTTCGTTCAGCGAGCCGGCGGCGGTCGCGAATGGACAGGTATGGCTGTGGCCTAAGGATTTTACGCTGGCAGGCTATCAAGAATTGCTGAAGCACTCTAATATATGGATTGGGTACCGAAATACGATTGTGTATACGATCGTGGGTACAGCCATCGGCCTGGTGGTTAACATATCCGCAGCTTACGCGCTGTCCCGCAAAGACCTCGTGGGCCGCAAGTATATATCGCTGCTCTTTATTTTTACGATGTTCTTTAACGGCGGCTTGATTCCGACCTTCATGACGATCCGCGATTTCCAGCTGTACGATACGTTTCTTGTCATGGTGCTGCCGTTCTCGGTTGCCGCCTTCAACATCATCGTGGCGCGGACCTTTTTCCAGAGCAGCATCCCGGAGGATTTATGGGAGGCGGCACAGCTGGATGGCTGCGGAAATCTCAGATATTTCGTGACCATCGTGATTCCGCTTTCGAAAGCGGTCATCTCGGTCATCGCCTTATGGACGGCCGTGAGTCATTGGAATTCTTATTTCAACGCCCTGATCTATTTAAAAGATACGAACCTGTACCCGCTGCAGCTCATTCTGCGCAATATTCTGGTCACCAACCAGATGCAGTCCGCCATGGGTACCGGGGAAGCCGCGGCCATTGCGCTGCGTCTGGCCAATATTATGCGTTATGCGGTCATTATCGTCGCCACGGTGCCGATCATGTGCATCTACCCGTTTGTGCAAAAGTATTTCAATCAGGGGGTGATGATCGGAGCCGTCAAGTCGTAA
- a CDS encoding ABC transporter permease, translating to MKAGQLNRTTHPTLGRIGKNWGLYLLLLPAVVLVLLFSYVPMYGILIAFKDYSPALGIMDSPWAGLKYFEKFFNSYQFSTTITNTLVISLYSVATFPIPIMLALMVNQMRQNWFKRFFQTVTYMPHFISTVVMVGLMLILFSPGSGLIGNIFRLFGAEAPNLMGSAGLFSSVYVWSDVWQHTGWDSIIYIAALSAVSPSLYEAATMDGASRWQKIRFIDIPMLMPTVVTLLILRIGSLLGVGFEKVYLMQNSLNITSSEVISTYVYKIGMLSSQYSFSSAINLFNTVINFVLLILVNQISKKYSENSLW from the coding sequence TTGAAAGCAGGCCAACTGAATAGAACCACACACCCAACCCTCGGGCGGATCGGAAAGAATTGGGGCCTGTATTTGCTGCTGTTGCCTGCGGTAGTGCTGGTTTTGTTGTTTTCTTACGTGCCGATGTACGGCATTTTGATCGCATTCAAGGACTACAGTCCCGCTCTCGGGATTATGGACAGCCCCTGGGCCGGCCTGAAGTATTTCGAGAAGTTTTTTAACTCCTATCAATTCTCGACCACCATCACGAATACGCTGGTCATCAGCTTATACAGCGTTGCGACGTTCCCGATTCCGATCATGCTGGCCTTGATGGTCAATCAAATGCGCCAGAATTGGTTCAAGCGCTTCTTCCAGACCGTAACCTACATGCCGCATTTTATATCGACGGTCGTGATGGTGGGACTCATGCTGATTCTGTTCTCGCCGGGCTCGGGATTGATCGGGAATATCTTCCGGCTCTTCGGTGCGGAAGCGCCGAATCTGATGGGATCGGCCGGCCTGTTCAGCAGCGTGTACGTATGGTCGGACGTGTGGCAGCATACGGGCTGGGACAGCATTATCTATATCGCGGCGTTGTCTGCGGTGAGCCCCAGCTTGTACGAGGCGGCCACCATGGACGGGGCAAGCAGATGGCAAAAAATCCGGTTCATCGACATCCCGATGCTTATGCCAACGGTCGTAACGCTGCTTATTTTGCGGATCGGGAGCTTGCTTGGCGTCGGCTTCGAGAAGGTTTATCTCATGCAAAACAGTCTCAATATTACCTCCAGCGAGGTCATCTCCACGTATGTGTACAAAATCGGGATGCTGAGCAGCCAATACAGCTTCTCGTCGGCCATCAATTTGTTTAATACGGTCATCAATTTTGTTCTGCTGATTCTGGTCAACCAGATTTCGAAAAAATACAGCGAAAACAGTTTGTGGTAA